GCGGGACGGCTCTTGAACGCGAGAACGACTTTCTGCTGTGCCGCAACGAACACTGCCCGGATCAGGTCGTGCAGACCATCGAGCACTGGTTCAAGACCCTCGGCAATGCCGACTGGTTCGGACGCAAAACCGTGGAAAAGTTGGTCCGTTCAGGTTATGACAGCCTTGAAAAGGTGTACGAACTGGGCGAGGAGGATTTTCGGGCCATGGGTTTCGGTCCCGTGCTGTCCGGCAATCTGGCCGAGGCCGTGTACCTGAGCCGCACCCGCGAGGTCGAGGACTGGCGTTTTCTGGCTGCGCTTGGCATTGAGGATCTGGGCAAGGGCGACAGCCGCAAGCTCTTGGAGCAGTTTCGTCTCCAGGATCTCTTGACCGTCAGCCGGGAGCAGATCGAGGCCGTTCATGGCTTCGGCGCCATCACGGCGGACTCCATCGCCAGGGGGCTTGAGCGCGTGGGTCCGACTCTGCGCCATTTGCTGGACCTGGGTTTTCGCATCATGCCCACCGGCGCGGCTCGCGAAAAGGTCACGGACAGTCCCCTGGCCGGAAAGCATGTGGTCTTCACCGGCAAGATGCGCGGCTCGCGCGAGGATATGCAGGAAGAGGCCCGCGCCCAGGGAGCATTGGTGCAGAGTGCGGTCAATTCCAAAACCGATTTTCTGATCTGCGGCGAGAACGTTGGCGCAAGCAAACTCACCAAGGCCCGTCAGCTCGGCACGGAAATTTTGCAGGAAGATGAATATCTGCGCCTCATCGGCGCGCAAGGGTAATGAAACACGAGGAGTCTGACATGAGCATTCCACTGATCATCATGGGCGCCAACGGGCGGATGGGTTCGACCCTGGTCCGGTTGGCCATGGAGTCCGACCGGTTTACCGTAACGGGGGTTGTGGAACGGGCCGAGTTCAGCAAAGGGCTGGAACTCTTGGGCTGCCCCGTGGCGCATGATCTGCAGGAGCTGCTGCCATCCTGTCCCGGAGCGACGGTCATCGACTTCACCGCCCCTGAAGTGAGCCTGAGTTCGGCCCGCAAGGCCTCCAAGACGGGCAACCCCATCGTCATCGGCACCACCGGGCTCTCCGCCGCACAGCTGGCGGAGCTTGAGACCCTGGCCCAGGACATCCCGATCTTCTGGTCCCCGAACATGTCCATCGGCGTCAACGCCCTGGTCCGCGTCCTGCCCATGCTGGAGCGCATCCTGGGCGAGGCCTACGACATGGAGATCACCGAGATCCATCATCACCACAAGAAGGACGCCCCCAGCGGCACGGCGGTCAAGCTGGCCCAGGTGCTGGCCGAGTCGCGCGGCTGGAAAATGGACGAGGTCGGCAACTACGGCCGTCAGGGGATAATCGGCGCGCGGCCGGAAAAGGAACTGGGCGTGCATGCCCTGCGCGGCGGCGACGTGGTCGGCGATCATACGGTCTATTTCTTCGGCCCGGGCGAGCGCATCGAGGTCACGCACCGCGCCCATTCCCGTGAAAACTTCGCACGCGGCGCCCTGCGCGCGGCTTCCTGGCTTGCGAGCCAAAAACCCGGCCGGCTCTATTCCATGGGCCAGCTCCTGGGAGAGTAGATGGTAGGCACCTTGCGGCAGGCCCTGGATCTTCTCGGCGGCGTGGTCCTGGGCAAGGACACGCAGCTGCGCCTCTCCCTGGCCTGCCTTCTGGCGCGTGGTCACCTCCTCATCGAGGACATCCCCGGCATCGGCAAGACGACCCTGGCCAAGGCCCTGGCCGTGGTCCTGGGCCTGGAGTTCAAGCGGGTGCAGTTCACCAACGATCTGCTGCCGGCGGACGTGCTTGGGGTCTCGGTCTTTGACGCGGCTGCGTCCTCCTTTGTCTTCCATCCCGGCCCGGTCTTCACCAACGTGCTCCTGGCCGACGAGATCAACCGGGGCACTCCGCGCACCCAGAGCGCCCTGCTTGAGGTCATGGAGGAGCAGCAGGTCAGCCTGGACAACAGCACCCGCCTGCTGCCTCGGCCCTTCTTCGTCCTGGCCACCCAGAACGCCCTCGATCAGGCCGGAACCTATCCCCTGCCGGAGTCGCAGCTGGACCGTTTCCTGTTCCGCATCAGCCTGGGCTATCCGGACCTGGATTCGGAACTGGAGCTTCTGGGCCGCAGCCAGACAGCCGGGCGGCCGGTCCTGCCCGAAGCGGTCAGCAATGCCGAGGAAGTTTTGGATTTGCAGGAGCAGGTCGATCATGTCCGGACCAGCGCAGCGCTGCTGCGTTATGTGCGCGATCTTTTGGACTGGACCAGGACGAGCGGACGGTTTGTCAATGGCCTCTCCCCCCGTGCCGGGCAGGCGCTGGTTCGCGCTTCCCGCGCCTGGGCCTTTCTCGATGGCCGCGACTTTGTGCTGCCCGAAGACGTGCAGGCCGTCTTTCCGAGCCTCGCCGGTCACAGATTGCGTTCGGCCGACGGCGCGGGTGTTGACCTGGCCGCGATTCTGGCCGCGGTGCCCATCCCCTGAGCCCAGGCGGGGAGGACAGCATGGTTTTGCCACGGTTCATCCGCAATCTGATCCTGGCGCGGCAACGCGCGGATCTGCCCCTGCGCCTGAACCGGCGCCGGATTTACATCCTGCCCACCAGGGCCGGGACGGTCTTTGCCTTTTTTCTCCTGGCCATGCTGGTCGCGGCCATTAATTACACCAATAATCTGGCATTCCTGCTGACCTTTCTGCTGGGCAGCATCTCCATTCTTTCCGCCATTCATGCCTATGCAAATCTGGCCGGGCTTGAGGTCGAGGCCGGCCGCTTGTTCCCGGCCTATTGCGGGGACGACGCGAGGCTGCAGCTTTTTTTCCGGGCCGGAGGACGGGAGCGCAGGCGATTCAATGTGCGCATCGGCACTGCCGAGGACGAGTTTTCTCTTTCTGCCGGAGCCGGCCGGGAGATGGACCTGAACGTGACGACGTCCAGGCGCGGTCCGCTGCCTCTGGGGCAGGTCGTGATCAGCACCCGCTATCCCCTGGGGCTTTTTCGAGCCTGGTCTCCCCTTGTTCTGCCCGTCACCGGGCTGGTCTATCCCAAACCTCTGGCCCTCGACCGGATGGACTGGCACCATCTGCAGGGAGATGGCGATGAAGGAGGGCTGGGGGTCGTTAGCCAGTCCGGAGAGTTTGGCGGCGTGCGCCCCTATCGGCCGGAAGACGGCCTTTCCCGGGTTTCCTGGAAAGCCTCGGCCAGGGGCGCGGGCCTTTTTTCCAAGGAATTCCGTTCCGGCGTGGCCCGGACTCTTGTCTTTGATTGGGATGAAGTCCGCGCAACCGGCTACGAAGAACGCATTAGCCTGCTGGCCGGGCTGGTGCGGGAGGCGGAGCGGGAGGGTCTGTGCTACGGTCTGCGCCTGCCGGGCCTCATCATCGCGCCGGGCAGCGGCGCGGGCCAGGCGCATCGCTGCCTGGAAGCGCTGGCCCTTTTGCCGGAGGCCGCATGATCCACGACAAGCGCCGCTTCAGCGTGACCCTGCTGGCCCTGGCTCTGGCCTTCGCGCCGCACCTGCCGCGCGTGCCGGTCTTTGTCGGTGTTTTTGTCTTCCTGGCCTGGGGTTACGCCCTGGGCATGCAGTACCGGGGCTGGCCCGTCCCTCCCCGCTGGCTGCGCGCCATTCTGGCCCTGGCCTGTCTTGCATTGGTGCTCTCCACGTACGGCCGATCCTTCGGGCGTGACGCCGGGGTGGCCCTGCTCTCCCTCATGCTGGGGCTCAAGGCCGTGGAGAGCAAATCCGTGCGCGACATGCTGGCCCTCTTGTTCCTGGCATATTTCGTGGTCGTGACCAACGTGCTTTATTCCCAGACCCTGGTCATGAGCGCGTACATGTTTTTTTCGGTCATGGCCGTGACCGCGGCCCTGGTTCATCTGCATTCCGGGGAGCCCCGCCTGCTCCCCGATCTGCGGCGCGGGGGGCTGCTCCTCGTCCAGGCCCTGCCGTTGGCCTTGATTCTTTTCGTCTTTTTTCCGCGTCTGCAGGGCGCCCTGTGGGGCGTGCACGACGAACGGGACGAAGGTGTCAGCGGCTTCAGCGAGACGCTGGAGCCGGGTTCGGTGGCCAGCCTGTCCCTGTCCCGGGAGGTGGCTTTCAGGGTCGATTTTCCCGGCGCCATCCCTGACCGCGACAGTCTTTATTGGCGCGGCCTGGTGCTGGACAGTTTCGACGGCATGACATGGTTTCGGGATGTGCCTTTCGACCTCGTTCCCCCGCGCGTTAAAGCGCTCCCGGCGCAAAGCGTGTCCTACACGCTGACCATGGAACCGCACAACAGGGAGTGGGTTTTTGCCCTTGATCTGCCTGTGCTCGCACCTCGGGGCACGGTGCTGCGGTCCGATCAGACGCTGGCCAGCCTGCGCATGGTCCGCTCGCGGGTGCGTTACGAACTCGCGGCGGTCCAGGCTCCCGGCCTCTCGCCTGTTCCCGGCCCTGCGTGGACCGCGCTGCCCGAGGCCGGCAATCCCAAGGCGCGCGCCCTGGCCGCTGAATGGAAGGCCGCGGGCCTCTCGCCGGGCGAGATGGTCGCGGCCGCGCTCAAACTTTTCCGGGAGGGCGGGTTTGTCTACAGCCTGCGGCCCGGAGCCGCGGACAAAGACATCGTTGATCAGTTTTTGTTTGCAACCCGCCTGGGATATTGCGAACATTACTCCTCGGCCATGGCCTTTCTGCTACGCGCCGCCGGGGTTCCGGTCCGGGTCGTGGTCGGCTATCAGGGCGGGGAGGAGAATCCCATGGGCGGATACCTCATTGTCCGTCAGTCCGACGCCCACGCCTGGGTCGAAGTCTGGATGGACGGCCGCTGGCTGCGCGTCGACCCCACCTCCGTGGTCGCTCCGCAGCGGCTGGTGACGGGGGTGGAGTCCTTTGTGCCCCAGGGACAGGGTGGGGTGTTGCCCGAAGGGGTCCAGGCTCTGCGCAAGATGGGACGTTTTTTTCAGTTGGGCTGGGACGCGGCCAACAACTCCTGGAATCAATGGGTGCTGGGCTTCAGCCACGACAGGCAGCGAAGTTTGTGGGAGCGCCTGGGCATCGACCCGACCACCAGGGCCGGGGCCGGAAAGCTGGCGGGCGTCCTGGCCTTGGGGCTGTGCGTCATTCTGGGCGGGGTGTTCGGCGTCATGCTGCGTTCGCGGCATGGCGAGCGGGATCAGGCTGCGTTTTTGTACGGCCGTTTTTGCCGCAAACTGACCAGGCTCGGATTGGCCAGGGGACTGGCCGAGGGGCCGCGCGATTATGCCCGGCGCATAGGTAGGCAGCGCCCCGAACTGGCCCCGGCTGCCCGGTCCATTGTCGACGAGTATGTCGCCCTGCGTTACAGTGGCCGGGGGGATTTGGCGGCGTTCAAACGACTGATCGACGAATTCATGGGGAGAAAGATTTGATGGAAGAAAAAAAGGGCGCCCTGGTGCCGGTGGAAAAGAAGGAAGAACCTTTTGTCACGCCGGTGGAGCAGGAATATGAACACGCCAAGTCCTATTTCAAGGAGTCCTCGGTCCAGGCGGCCAAGGTCAATGCGGCGCTGCTCACAGTGCTGGGCTTGTTCGTAGTGCGGGGAATCAGGTACGCATGGGAGGCTTTGAGCTGCCATTTTCCATGGCGCAGGAAAAAATAGAGGCGCCCGCAGGCGCCTTTGGCTTTCGGCTTTGCTTAGCGCTGACCCAGAATCCCGGCCTTGAATTTTTCGCCAGGCCCTGGCTTGGGGCCGATCCAGCAGGCCAGCAGGGCATCGTTGAAATCCTTGCCCGGAATCACGCCCTTAAGCTGGCCGCGAACCATGACCGTGGTTCCGCTTGCCGGATCGTAGAGACAGTCCAGCGTTTCACCCGTGTTCATCGTCTCCATCATGGTTCCGAGGGTGGTGAAACGCTCCTGCAGGGATGCGTCCGCGGCGGGCGTGTTGGCCGCCAGCCCCTCCAGCCAGGCGTTCGCGATCTTTTCGGCTTCGACCTTGCGCAGGAAATGCATGGTCATGCCTCGCGGGGCGTCCGTCGCCAGGATCTTTCCGGCGTCCGTGGACGGTGTGGCCAGATAGAGGCCGGCGGCGTAGACGTCGAAAAAGGTGAAGGTGCGCATGCCCAGGCCGTTTAAGGTCAGGGTGGATTCAGCCATGGTGATCTGGTCGGGCAGGGTGACGTCGCCGATCTGGCCGCCCGAGGCAGGGGACGCGATGCTCAGGATAATCAGGCACATGAAAATATATTTGCGGACCATGAGTGAACCCTTTATTGCTATCATGTTGAAATACTGAAATTGTATTGTAAATAATCCGGCGGTATTGAGCGCTCGCTTAACATCGGTTTCGCAAAATGAAAAGGGGTAATGCCCCCCGTCCCTTTTGGAGAATGCATGCTGGTCGCGATTCTTTCGGATATTCATGGCAACATCGAGGCCTTGGAAGCTGTCTGGCAGGATATGGCGCCGCTGCCTGTCGATCGCATCGTCAGCCTGGGGGATGTGGTCGGCTACGGGCCGAATCCGGAGGAAGCCGTCCGTTCGGTGCGCGAGCATGACGTGCTGTGCTGCATGGGCAACCATGAACTGGGCATCGTCAATGCGACGGAACGTGCCTGGTTCAACTCCACGGCGCAGAAGGGGCTGGGACTGACCGCGAGCCTGCTGTCTTCCGCGAGCCTGGCGTACATCAATACGTTGCCGCGTTTCGTATGCCTGGCCGGGGCCAGGTTCGTGCACGGGTTTCCGCCTGACAGCGTGACCACCTATCTGTTCAGTGTCGATGACGAGGCGCTTGAGAGCTGGTTTGCCCGGGGTGAGGCGCTGACTTTTGTCGGGCACACCCATGAACTGGGCTTGGCCTGCTGGACCGGAACCGAAGTGGAGCGCAGGGACCTTGGCCGGGAAAATTTCATGCTGGACGGGCGCCCCTGCATAATCAACGCGGGCAGCGTGGGCCAGCCCCGGGACGGGAACAACAACGCCAAATATCTGCTCTGGCAGGCGGAAACGGGCCGTATCGAGGTCCGCTTCGTCCCCTACGACATTGAACGCACCGTCGCCAAAATCCGCGCACGGGGGTTTCCCGACTATTACGCAACGAGGCTTTGGTGACCATGAAGATAGGTCGTTACACTGTTCTGGGAACCCTTGGCCGGGGCGGAATGGGCGGCGTCTACAAGGTCGGGCATCAGGCCCTGGGCCGGGTCATGGCCTTGAAGCTTTTGCAGCCCCATCAGCTGTTGAATGAACTCATGGGCGAGGACAAAGTGCGGTCCGCATTTTTGCGTGAGGCGCGGCTCCTGGGCTCGTGCGATCATCGCAATATCGCCTCGGTCTGGGATCTGGACGAGGACCGGGGGCGGCCGTTCATGGTTCTTGAGTATCTGTGCATGAATGTCGGGGATCTCATCGGTGAAGGCCGGGTGGTGGAGAACCGGACGCGGATTGTCCCGCCGCGCACGGCCCTTGATTTTGTGCGCCAGACCCTTGAAGGGCTAGAGTATCTGCACGGCCTCGGCATCGTCCATCTCGACGTCAAACCCGGCAACCTGATGCTCGCCGGCGACGGCACCATCAAACTCATCGACCTCGGGCTGTCGCGGCTGCGCGGCGAGGTCTGGGTCAAGCCTCGGGGCCTCAAAATCGGCTCTCCCTATTATGCCGCGCCGGAACAGGAGGACAACCCCGAGAATGCGGACGAAAGGGCCGA
This DNA window, taken from Desulfomicrobium sp. ZS1, encodes the following:
- the dapB gene encoding 4-hydroxy-tetrahydrodipicolinate reductase encodes the protein MSIPLIIMGANGRMGSTLVRLAMESDRFTVTGVVERAEFSKGLELLGCPVAHDLQELLPSCPGATVIDFTAPEVSLSSARKASKTGNPIVIGTTGLSAAQLAELETLAQDIPIFWSPNMSIGVNALVRVLPMLERILGEAYDMEITEIHHHHKKDAPSGTAVKLAQVLAESRGWKMDEVGNYGRQGIIGARPEKELGVHALRGGDVVGDHTVYFFGPGERIEVTHRAHSRENFARGALRAASWLASQKPGRLYSMGQLLGE
- a CDS encoding MoxR family ATPase gives rise to the protein MVGTLRQALDLLGGVVLGKDTQLRLSLACLLARGHLLIEDIPGIGKTTLAKALAVVLGLEFKRVQFTNDLLPADVLGVSVFDAAASSFVFHPGPVFTNVLLADEINRGTPRTQSALLEVMEEQQVSLDNSTRLLPRPFFVLATQNALDQAGTYPLPESQLDRFLFRISLGYPDLDSELELLGRSQTAGRPVLPEAVSNAEEVLDLQEQVDHVRTSAALLRYVRDLLDWTRTSGRFVNGLSPRAGQALVRASRAWAFLDGRDFVLPEDVQAVFPSLAGHRLRSADGAGVDLAAILAAVPIP
- a CDS encoding DUF58 domain-containing protein; its protein translation is MVLPRFIRNLILARQRADLPLRLNRRRIYILPTRAGTVFAFFLLAMLVAAINYTNNLAFLLTFLLGSISILSAIHAYANLAGLEVEAGRLFPAYCGDDARLQLFFRAGGRERRRFNVRIGTAEDEFSLSAGAGREMDLNVTTSRRGPLPLGQVVISTRYPLGLFRAWSPLVLPVTGLVYPKPLALDRMDWHHLQGDGDEGGLGVVSQSGEFGGVRPYRPEDGLSRVSWKASARGAGLFSKEFRSGVARTLVFDWDEVRATGYEERISLLAGLVREAEREGLCYGLRLPGLIIAPGSGAGQAHRCLEALALLPEAA
- a CDS encoding DUF3488 and transglutaminase-like domain-containing protein → MIHDKRRFSVTLLALALAFAPHLPRVPVFVGVFVFLAWGYALGMQYRGWPVPPRWLRAILALACLALVLSTYGRSFGRDAGVALLSLMLGLKAVESKSVRDMLALLFLAYFVVVTNVLYSQTLVMSAYMFFSVMAVTAALVHLHSGEPRLLPDLRRGGLLLVQALPLALILFVFFPRLQGALWGVHDERDEGVSGFSETLEPGSVASLSLSREVAFRVDFPGAIPDRDSLYWRGLVLDSFDGMTWFRDVPFDLVPPRVKALPAQSVSYTLTMEPHNREWVFALDLPVLAPRGTVLRSDQTLASLRMVRSRVRYELAAVQAPGLSPVPGPAWTALPEAGNPKARALAAEWKAAGLSPGEMVAAALKLFREGGFVYSLRPGAADKDIVDQFLFATRLGYCEHYSSAMAFLLRAAGVPVRVVVGYQGGEENPMGGYLIVRQSDAHAWVEVWMDGRWLRVDPTSVVAPQRLVTGVESFVPQGQGGVLPEGVQALRKMGRFFQLGWDAANNSWNQWVLGFSHDRQRSLWERLGIDPTTRAGAGKLAGVLALGLCVILGGVFGVMLRSRHGERDQAAFLYGRFCRKLTRLGLARGLAEGPRDYARRIGRQRPELAPAARSIVDEYVALRYSGRGDLAAFKRLIDEFMGRKI
- a CDS encoding chalcone isomerase family protein, whose protein sequence is MIAIKGSLMVRKYIFMCLIILSIASPASGGQIGDVTLPDQITMAESTLTLNGLGMRTFTFFDVYAAGLYLATPSTDAGKILATDAPRGMTMHFLRKVEAEKIANAWLEGLAANTPAADASLQERFTTLGTMMETMNTGETLDCLYDPASGTTVMVRGQLKGVIPGKDFNDALLACWIGPKPGPGEKFKAGILGQR
- a CDS encoding metallophosphoesterase — its product is MLVAILSDIHGNIEALEAVWQDMAPLPVDRIVSLGDVVGYGPNPEEAVRSVREHDVLCCMGNHELGIVNATERAWFNSTAQKGLGLTASLLSSASLAYINTLPRFVCLAGARFVHGFPPDSVTTYLFSVDDEALESWFARGEALTFVGHTHELGLACWTGTEVERRDLGRENFMLDGRPCIINAGSVGQPRDGNNNAKYLLWQAETGRIEVRFVPYDIERTVAKIRARGFPDYYATRLW